From a region of the Halolamina sp. CBA1230 genome:
- the thpR gene encoding RNA 2',3'-cyclic phosphodiesterase, which produces MRLFFAIDLPDDLREPFAALQDDLAAAEGLNFTDPDQAHLTMKFLGDTPTEDEADEEPTVGDAKAAGAAAVNAADLDPFEMEVGSLGAFPSEEYISVVWAGVRDGAADLESLAAALETEATDRGFEEADNPFTPHVTLARMNDARGKDLVQDRIRNTDPTVGRFTAEELRLKRSVLGDDGAEHETIARFSL; this is translated from the coding sequence ATGCGACTGTTCTTCGCGATCGACCTGCCCGACGACCTCCGCGAGCCGTTCGCGGCGCTACAGGACGACCTCGCGGCTGCGGAGGGGCTGAACTTCACCGACCCCGACCAGGCGCACTTGACGATGAAGTTTCTCGGGGATACCCCCACGGAGGACGAGGCCGACGAGGAGCCGACGGTCGGCGACGCGAAAGCCGCCGGCGCGGCGGCGGTCAACGCGGCCGATCTCGACCCGTTCGAGATGGAGGTCGGCAGCCTCGGCGCGTTCCCGTCCGAGGAGTACATCTCGGTGGTCTGGGCGGGCGTGCGCGACGGCGCCGCCGACCTCGAATCACTCGCGGCCGCACTCGAAACGGAGGCCACCGACAGAGGGTTCGAGGAAGCGGACAACCCCTTCACGCCCCACGTCACGCTCGCCCGCATGAACGACGCTCGCGGGAAGGACCTCGTGCAGGACCGAATCCGGAACACCGATCCGACGGTCGGCCGCTTCACGGCCGAGGAGCTCCGCCTGAAGCGCTCGGTCCTCGGCGACGACGGCGCGGAGCACGAGACGATTGCGCGGTTCTCGCTCTAA
- a CDS encoding NRDE family protein has translation MCTLTLAWQTFDDAPVAVAANRDEQRDRPSEPPARLGTEPTVIAPRDAKAGGTWLGYNESGLFVGITNRWTDADLAGERSRGLLTRDALREPSATEAVTMVENAVEADEYAGFNLVLADADAAYLLEWDGRLLVRELEPGVHVVVNVGASDAPAIPFSEPERGQEQAEDAAAVRTELLPDPDEDSDAWLDRAKAVLGDHDYGVCVHQNGYGTVSASLLSLGDDGEVRFEFADGSPCETAFEPVDAAVDLDAA, from the coding sequence GTGTGTACGCTGACGCTCGCCTGGCAGACCTTCGACGACGCGCCCGTGGCCGTGGCCGCGAACCGCGACGAGCAACGTGACCGGCCCTCAGAGCCGCCTGCGCGGCTCGGGACGGAGCCGACCGTGATCGCGCCCCGAGACGCGAAAGCTGGAGGGACCTGGCTGGGGTACAACGAGTCCGGGCTGTTCGTCGGGATCACGAACCGCTGGACCGACGCCGACCTCGCGGGCGAGCGCTCGCGGGGGCTGCTCACCCGCGACGCGCTGCGGGAGCCCTCCGCGACGGAGGCCGTCACGATGGTCGAGAACGCCGTCGAAGCGGACGAGTACGCGGGGTTCAACCTCGTGCTCGCCGACGCCGACGCGGCGTACCTGCTGGAGTGGGACGGCCGACTGCTGGTCCGCGAACTGGAGCCGGGGGTCCACGTCGTCGTCAACGTCGGCGCCAGCGACGCGCCCGCGATCCCGTTTTCCGAACCCGAACGCGGGCAGGAGCAGGCCGAGGACGCCGCGGCCGTCCGGACCGAACTCCTCCCCGACCCCGACGAGGACAGCGACGCGTGGCTCGACCGCGCGAAGGCGGTGCTCGGCGATCACGACTACGGCGTTTGCGTCCACCAGAACGGCTACGGGACTGTGTCGGCGTCGTTGCTCTCGCTGGGCGACGACGGAGAAGTCAGGTTCGAGTTCGCCGACGGGTCGCCGTGTGAGACGGCGTTCGAGCCCGTCGACGCGGCGGTCGATCTCGACGCGGCGTAG
- the coaBC gene encoding bifunctional phosphopantothenoylcysteine decarboxylase/phosphopantothenate--cysteine ligase CoaBC: MLEGVNVALGVTGSIAAVKVVELAHELRRQGAEVRGVLTESAQGIVHPWAVEFATGREPITELTGGVEHVELCGRDGWADVLLIAPGTANTVGKIAAAIDDSPVTTTATTALGADVPVVIAPAMHEPMYDHPGVLDAIDRVESWGVEFADPRIEEGKAKIATEEAIVTEVARAVTPDSLADQHVVVTAGATSEPIDPIRTLTNRASGKTGRAVAKACYVRGADVTLVHDGGDVPYAAVRQVEQGAEMRDAVLETLSVGGDALISAAAISDFTVDTAAEKIKSGEERTLTLTPAPKLIDDVRDGHPDLPIVGFKAETAGDDEALVDEARRIMDRAGLSFVVANDASVMGGDETRALLVRGEGYVEFTGSKAELGAYVAEELADVLSEE; encoded by the coding sequence ATGCTCGAAGGCGTCAACGTCGCGCTCGGTGTCACCGGCAGTATCGCGGCGGTGAAAGTCGTCGAACTCGCCCACGAACTCCGCCGGCAGGGCGCCGAAGTCCGCGGCGTGCTGACCGAGAGCGCACAGGGAATCGTCCACCCCTGGGCGGTGGAGTTCGCCACCGGCCGCGAACCGATCACCGAACTCACCGGGGGAGTCGAACACGTCGAACTCTGTGGCCGTGACGGCTGGGCGGACGTGCTCCTGATCGCGCCCGGCACCGCGAACACCGTCGGGAAGATCGCTGCCGCCATCGACGACTCGCCGGTGACGACGACCGCGACGACCGCACTCGGCGCGGACGTGCCGGTCGTGATCGCGCCCGCGATGCACGAACCGATGTACGACCATCCGGGCGTACTGGACGCGATCGACCGCGTGGAGTCCTGGGGCGTCGAGTTCGCCGACCCGCGGATCGAGGAAGGGAAAGCCAAGATCGCGACCGAGGAGGCGATCGTCACCGAGGTCGCCCGCGCAGTGACGCCGGACTCTCTGGCCGACCAGCACGTCGTTGTCACCGCGGGCGCGACCAGCGAGCCGATCGATCCGATCCGGACGCTCACCAACCGCGCGTCGGGGAAGACGGGGCGAGCAGTCGCGAAGGCCTGCTACGTTCGCGGCGCCGACGTGACGCTGGTCCACGACGGCGGCGACGTGCCCTACGCCGCAGTTCGACAGGTCGAGCAGGGGGCAGAGATGCGTGACGCCGTGCTGGAGACGCTCTCGGTCGGCGGCGACGCACTGATCTCCGCGGCCGCGATCTCGGACTTCACCGTCGACACCGCCGCGGAGAAGATCAAATCCGGCGAGGAGCGCACGCTGACGCTCACTCCGGCGCCGAAGCTGATCGACGACGTTCGGGACGGCCATCCCGACCTGCCGATCGTCGGCTTCAAAGCCGAGACCGCCGGCGACGACGAGGCACTGGTCGACGAGGCGAGGCGGATCATGGACCGCGCCGGGCTCTCGTTCGTCGTCGCCAACGACGCGAGCGTGATGGGCGGCGACGAGACACGGGCGTTGCTGGTGCGCGGCGAGGGGTACGTGGAGTTCACCGGCAGCAAGGCGGAACTGGGGGCGTACGTTGCCGAGGAGTTGGCGGACGTGCTGAGTGAGGAGTAG
- the mutL gene encoding DNA mismatch repair endonuclease MutL, translating into MAENDESEPGGADTPNITALDDETVQRIAAGEVVERPASVVKELVENSIDADASRVSVAVERGGKDGIRVRDDGVGMTADELDLAVRDHHTSKIGDIADLETGVGTLGFRGEALAAVGSVSRMTVRSKPRGGEMGHELTVTGGDIGEPTPAGCPEGTVVEVEDLFYNVPARRKFLKTDATEFDHVNTVATQYALANPGVAVSLEHDDREVFATDGTGNLRSTVLSTYGREVAESMVDVEWSADEDDEPVHSVQGLVSHPETTRAGREYLSTFVNDRYVTASTLREAVLDAYGGQLAPDRYPFAVLFVELDPATVDVNVHPRKLEVRFDDEQGVRESVTEAVKEALLAEGLIRTSAPRGRSQADETPVRPGQDDEEVVGGAGTQHEEASGVADRREARDTGAEKRSGLGQSSDRSGNERGSSTPADSSAGVRDTDVATESDLDDWNDDAAREAESTVDEGTTTDSTSDDDWSVDLSGGSSASTGESGAGQSRSTVGSASSTESGTDQSGGGSVDESDRADSTTESSSTPNRDRSFSTATQQALGGGTAEAGGEFDSLPTLRVLGQLQDTYVVAETDDGLVLIDQHAADERVNYERLRRQFADGMASQALAESVPLELTAREAELFASHADALGEIGFEAERATGDCRAGAGNDTTGDGRPGAGDDRTVEVTAVPAVFDATLDPELLRDVLSAFVTEGDGEAAVDDAVDDLLADLACYPSVTGNTSLTEGSVSDLLSALDDCENPYACPHGRPVIVEISGEEIGERFERDYPGHGGRRQ; encoded by the coding sequence ATGGCCGAGAACGACGAAAGCGAGCCGGGCGGCGCGGATACGCCGAACATCACCGCGCTCGACGACGAGACGGTCCAGCGGATCGCCGCCGGCGAGGTGGTCGAACGCCCCGCCTCGGTGGTGAAGGAGCTGGTCGAGAACAGCATCGACGCCGACGCCTCTCGCGTCTCCGTCGCGGTCGAGCGTGGCGGCAAGGACGGCATCCGCGTCCGGGACGACGGCGTCGGCATGACCGCCGACGAACTCGACCTCGCCGTCCGCGACCACCACACCTCCAAGATCGGCGACATCGCGGACCTCGAAACCGGCGTGGGGACGCTGGGGTTCCGAGGGGAAGCGCTCGCGGCGGTCGGCTCCGTCTCGCGGATGACCGTCCGCTCGAAGCCTCGCGGGGGCGAGATGGGCCACGAGCTCACCGTCACCGGCGGCGACATCGGCGAGCCGACGCCGGCTGGCTGCCCGGAGGGGACGGTCGTCGAGGTGGAGGACCTGTTCTACAACGTCCCCGCCCGACGGAAGTTCCTCAAAACCGACGCGACGGAGTTCGACCACGTCAACACCGTCGCCACGCAGTACGCGCTGGCAAACCCCGGCGTCGCCGTCTCGCTGGAGCATGACGACCGCGAGGTGTTCGCGACCGACGGGACGGGGAACCTCCGCTCGACGGTGCTCTCGACGTACGGCCGCGAGGTGGCGGAGTCGATGGTGGACGTGGAGTGGTCGGCGGACGAGGACGACGAGCCTGTTCACTCGGTACAGGGACTCGTCTCCCACCCCGAGACGACCCGCGCGGGCCGGGAGTACCTCTCGACGTTCGTGAACGACCGCTACGTCACTGCCTCGACGCTCCGGGAGGCGGTGCTCGACGCCTACGGCGGCCAGTTGGCGCCGGATCGCTACCCCTTCGCGGTGCTGTTCGTCGAACTCGACCCCGCGACGGTCGACGTGAACGTCCACCCTCGGAAGCTCGAAGTCCGCTTCGACGACGAGCAGGGCGTCCGCGAGTCGGTCACCGAGGCGGTGAAGGAGGCGCTGCTGGCGGAGGGGCTGATCCGCACCTCCGCCCCCCGCGGGCGATCGCAGGCCGACGAGACGCCGGTCCGCCCCGGGCAGGACGACGAGGAGGTCGTCGGCGGGGCGGGCACGCAGCACGAGGAAGCCAGCGGCGTGGCAGACCGGCGAGAAGCGCGGGATACCGGCGCCGAGAAGCGGTCCGGGCTCGGGCAGTCCTCGGATCGGTCCGGGAACGAACGCGGCTCGTCAACCCCGGCCGACTCCTCGGCCGGCGTGCGGGACACTGACGTCGCGACGGAGAGCGATCTCGACGACTGGAACGACGATGCTGCCCGGGAGGCGGAGTCGACGGTCGACGAGGGGACGACCACCGACTCCACGAGCGACGACGACTGGTCGGTCGACCTCTCCGGGGGCTCGTCGGCGTCGACGGGCGAATCGGGGGCAGGGCAGTCGCGGTCGACTGTCGGCTCGGCGTCAAGCACGGAGTCCGGAACGGACCAGTCCGGCGGTGGCTCGGTCGACGAGTCGGACCGCGCGGACTCCACGACTGAATCGTCCTCAACCCCGAACCGCGACCGCTCGTTCTCCACGGCGACCCAGCAGGCGCTCGGCGGCGGCACCGCGGAAGCCGGCGGCGAGTTCGACTCGCTACCCACGCTGCGTGTGCTCGGGCAGCTACAGGACACCTACGTCGTCGCGGAGACCGACGACGGGCTGGTGTTGATCGACCAGCACGCCGCCGACGAGCGCGTGAACTACGAGCGCCTCCGCCGGCAGTTCGCCGACGGGATGGCGAGCCAGGCGCTCGCGGAGTCGGTGCCGCTCGAACTCACCGCTCGCGAGGCCGAACTGTTCGCGAGCCACGCCGACGCGCTCGGGGAGATCGGTTTCGAGGCCGAACGTGCGACCGGCGATTGTCGGGCGGGCGCCGGAAACGATACGACCGGCGACGGTCGGCCGGGCGCCGGCGACGACCGCACGGTCGAGGTGACGGCGGTCCCGGCGGTGTTCGACGCCACGCTCGACCCCGAACTCCTGCGGGACGTGCTCTCGGCGTTCGTCACCGAGGGCGATGGCGAGGCGGCGGTCGACGACGCCGTCGACGATCTGCTCGCGGATCTGGCCTGCTACCCCTCGGTGACGGGGAACACCTCGCTGACCGAGGGCTCGGTGAGCGACCTGCTGTCGGCGCTGGACGACTGCGAGAACCCGTACGCCTGCCCGCACGGTCGCCCCGTGATCGTGGAGATCTCGGGCGAGGAGATCGGTGAGCGGTTCGAGCGCGACTACCCTGGACACGGCGGACGCCGGCAGTAA
- a CDS encoding NUDIX domain-containing protein: MTHQFAVTQKAVLLGPEPEQRLLLLENENGVWELPGGQLRVGEQPIPGLKRAIRETTGLDIDVDGPVLNTAWEIDGGGAFASIYRAHSPTESATLSGDHVRAVWLAPEEAVERDLNSTQKRAIERTGLR; this comes from the coding sequence GTGACCCACCAGTTCGCAGTCACGCAGAAGGCGGTGCTGCTCGGCCCCGAACCCGAGCAGCGGCTGCTGTTGCTGGAGAACGAGAACGGCGTCTGGGAGCTCCCCGGCGGGCAGCTTCGCGTGGGCGAGCAGCCGATCCCGGGGCTGAAACGCGCGATCCGGGAGACGACCGGGCTCGACATCGACGTCGACGGGCCCGTGCTGAACACGGCCTGGGAGATCGACGGGGGCGGCGCGTTCGCGTCGATCTACCGCGCCCACAGCCCGACCGAGAGCGCGACGCTTTCGGGCGATCACGTCCGGGCGGTGTGGCTCGCCCCCGAGGAGGCCGTCGAACGCGACCTGAACAGCACCCAGAAACGTGCGATCGAGCGGACGGGGCTGCGCTGA
- the mutS gene encoding DNA mismatch repair protein MutS, whose protein sequence is MSQGIVEEFLSLKSETDADLLMMQCGDFYELFADDAETVADELDLTISQKSSHGSSYPMAGVPLSELTPYLTALVERGYRVAVADQFDADDGSKYREITRLASPGTLVETTDDDAQYLAAVVEDSTGNGESGYGLAFADITTGRFLVTAVDGADAASAELYRFAPSELLPGPDVRNDDALLSRLQERLDATHTLRPSDEFGPGRARHRVRERFGESTLESIGLDEDSPAVQAAGAILAYVEDTGLGVSAAMSRLQHYRPDDHLDLDATTQRNLELVETMQGGSEGSLFDTIDATVSSPGRRLLREWITRPRRDQELLARRHDAVESLASAALAREALRDCLDDAYDLERLASRAASGSADAGDLLAVKNTLAVLPALEEAIDGTPLATSPLPDVLAKPDRDTAADLRDELDAALRQDPPKTVTQGGIFREGYDEELDELIERHEELEQFLDTLADREKREHGLSHVTVDRNKTDGYYIQVGKSVADQVPEHYREVKTLKNSKRFVTDELEEKEREIMRVEEARGDLEYELFEELREHVADHAELLQDAGRAVAEVDALASLADHAARNDWTRPELTDGDALHVEAGRHPVVETTTEFVPNDLHLDRDRRFLIVTGPNMSGKSTYMRQAALITLLAQAGSFVPARAAEVGLVDGIYTRVGALDELAQGRSTFMVEMQELSNILHSATEDSLVILDEVGRGTATYDGISIAWAATEYLHNEVRAKTLFATHYHELTTLADHLDGVANVHVAVDGEPGEENDVTFLRTVRDGPTDRSYGIHVADLAGVPGPVVDRAGDVLDRLREEKAIEARGSGGGGDTEQAVFDLSSGSFGGGAEGSTRESVDADTTAEAVGDGAGSTVDEEAVDVLDELDETDVAEISPVELMQRVEEWQSRLED, encoded by the coding sequence ATGTCGCAGGGAATCGTCGAAGAGTTCCTCTCTCTGAAGTCCGAGACCGACGCGGATCTGCTGATGATGCAGTGTGGCGACTTCTACGAGCTGTTCGCCGACGACGCCGAGACCGTCGCCGACGAGCTCGACCTCACGATCTCCCAGAAGTCCTCCCACGGCTCCTCCTACCCGATGGCGGGCGTCCCGCTCTCGGAGCTCACCCCCTACCTGACCGCGCTGGTCGAACGCGGCTACCGCGTGGCCGTCGCCGATCAGTTCGACGCCGACGACGGCTCGAAGTACCGCGAGATCACCCGGCTCGCCTCCCCGGGAACGCTCGTCGAGACGACCGACGACGACGCGCAGTATCTCGCCGCAGTTGTGGAAGACTCCACCGGGAACGGCGAGAGCGGGTACGGGCTCGCGTTCGCCGACATCACCACCGGCCGCTTCCTCGTCACGGCCGTCGACGGCGCCGACGCCGCGAGCGCCGAACTCTACCGCTTCGCCCCCAGCGAACTCCTGCCCGGCCCCGACGTGCGCAACGACGACGCGCTGCTCTCGCGCCTGCAGGAACGTCTCGACGCCACGCACACGCTCCGCCCGAGCGACGAGTTCGGGCCCGGACGCGCGCGCCACCGCGTCCGCGAGCGGTTCGGCGAGTCCACGCTCGAGAGCATCGGCCTCGACGAGGACTCCCCCGCCGTCCAGGCTGCGGGTGCGATCCTCGCGTACGTCGAGGACACCGGCCTCGGCGTCTCGGCGGCGATGAGCCGGCTCCAGCACTATCGTCCGGACGACCACCTCGACCTCGACGCGACCACGCAGCGCAACCTCGAACTGGTCGAGACGATGCAGGGCGGCAGCGAGGGGTCGCTGTTCGACACGATCGACGCCACGGTCTCCTCGCCCGGGCGTCGGCTGCTCCGGGAGTGGATCACGCGTCCCCGCCGCGATCAGGAACTGCTCGCACGCCGCCACGACGCCGTCGAGTCGCTCGCGAGCGCGGCGCTCGCCCGCGAGGCCCTGCGGGACTGCCTCGACGACGCCTACGACCTCGAACGCCTCGCGTCGCGGGCCGCCTCCGGCTCCGCGGACGCGGGCGACCTACTCGCGGTCAAGAACACGCTCGCGGTGCTGCCCGCGCTCGAAGAGGCGATCGACGGCACGCCGCTCGCGACCTCGCCGCTGCCGGACGTGCTCGCGAAGCCGGATCGCGACACTGCCGCCGACCTCCGGGACGAACTCGACGCGGCGCTCCGGCAGGACCCACCCAAGACCGTCACCCAGGGCGGCATCTTCCGCGAGGGGTACGACGAGGAACTCGACGAACTGATCGAGCGCCACGAGGAACTGGAGCAGTTCCTCGACACGCTCGCCGACCGCGAGAAGCGCGAACACGGGCTCTCACACGTCACCGTCGACCGGAACAAGACCGACGGCTACTACATCCAGGTCGGCAAGAGCGTCGCCGACCAGGTGCCCGAACACTACCGCGAGGTGAAGACGCTCAAGAACTCGAAGCGGTTCGTCACCGACGAACTCGAGGAGAAGGAGCGGGAGATCATGCGCGTCGAGGAGGCCCGCGGCGACCTCGAATACGAGCTGTTCGAGGAGCTCCGCGAGCACGTCGCCGACCACGCCGAACTCCTGCAGGACGCGGGCCGTGCGGTCGCCGAGGTCGACGCGCTGGCCTCGCTCGCGGACCACGCCGCGCGCAACGACTGGACGCGGCCGGAACTCACCGACGGCGACGCGCTGCACGTCGAGGCCGGCCGCCACCCCGTCGTCGAGACCACGACCGAGTTCGTCCCCAACGACCTCCACCTCGACCGCGATCGGCGGTTCCTGATCGTCACGGGGCCGAACATGAGCGGGAAGTCGACGTACATGCGCCAGGCCGCGCTGATCACCCTGCTCGCCCAGGCCGGGAGCTTCGTCCCCGCCCGCGCGGCCGAGGTCGGCCTCGTCGACGGCATCTACACCCGCGTCGGCGCGCTGGACGAACTCGCCCAGGGGCGCTCGACGTTCATGGTGGAGATGCAGGAGCTCTCGAACATCCTCCATTCGGCGACGGAGGACTCCCTCGTCATTTTGGACGAGGTCGGGCGGGGAACCGCGACGTACGACGGGATCTCGATCGCGTGGGCCGCCACGGAGTACCTCCACAACGAGGTCCGCGCGAAGACGCTGTTTGCGACACACTACCACGAACTCACGACGCTCGCTGACCACCTCGACGGCGTCGCGAACGTCCACGTCGCCGTCGACGGCGAACCGGGCGAGGAGAACGACGTGACGTTCCTCCGGACCGTCCGCGACGGCCCGACAGACCGCTCCTACGGGATCCACGTCGCGGATCTCGCGGGCGTGCCCGGTCCCGTGGTCGACCGTGCGGGCGACGTGCTCGACCGCCTGCGCGAGGAGAAAGCCATCGAGGCTCGCGGCTCGGGCGGGGGTGGCGACACGGAACAGGCCGTTTTCGACCTGAGTTCGGGCAGCTTTGGGGGCGGCGCGGAGGGCTCGACCCGGGAGTCCGTCGACGCCGACACGACTGCAGAAGCGGTCGGCGACGGTGCGGGCTCGACCGTCGACGAGGAGGCGGTCGACGTGCTCGACGAACTCGACGAGACGGACGTCGCCGAGATATCGCCGGTCGAACTGATGCAGCGCGTCGAGGAGTGGCAGTCACGGCTGGAGGACTGA
- a CDS encoding DsbA family protein, protein MSESDGVVDTADVFDAEADEVVVFSDYVCPFCYLGRESLERYREQRDAPLDVAWHPFDLRGHKRDENREIRADVDDGKDDSYFEQVRENVERLGEKYDVELDIDAVPDTDSWNAQQAAFYVREEHPEQFAAFDDALFVAYWDDHRDIGDLDVIADVAEEADLDAEEVREAATDESWADRLAEQFQEARDRGVTGVPTFAADGHAARGAVPPEQLERLIEGEN, encoded by the coding sequence ATGTCCGAATCCGACGGCGTCGTCGACACGGCGGACGTGTTCGACGCCGAGGCCGACGAGGTGGTAGTGTTCAGCGACTACGTCTGTCCGTTCTGCTATCTGGGTCGCGAGTCGCTGGAACGGTACCGGGAGCAGCGGGACGCACCGCTCGACGTGGCGTGGCACCCCTTCGACCTCCGGGGCCACAAGCGCGACGAGAACCGCGAGATCCGGGCGGACGTCGACGACGGGAAGGACGACTCCTACTTCGAGCAGGTCCGGGAGAACGTCGAGCGGCTGGGCGAGAAGTACGACGTCGAACTCGACATCGACGCGGTGCCCGACACCGACTCCTGGAACGCCCAGCAGGCCGCGTTCTACGTCCGCGAAGAACACCCCGAGCAGTTCGCGGCGTTCGACGACGCGCTGTTCGTGGCGTACTGGGACGACCACCGCGACATCGGCGACCTCGACGTGATCGCCGACGTAGCGGAGGAAGCTGACCTCGACGCCGAGGAAGTCCGCGAGGCCGCGACGGACGAGTCGTGGGCCGACCGTTTGGCGGAGCAGTTCCAGGAAGCTCGCGACCGCGGCGTCACGGGCGTCCCGACGTTCGCGGCGGACGGCCACGCCGCCCGCGGCGCGGTGCCGCCCGAGCAGCTGGAACGCCTGATCGAGGGAGAGAACTGA
- a CDS encoding GTPase, giving the protein MTERVLIMGAAGRDFHDFNTAYRGRDDARVVAFTAAPGQNLGETAAGSHERYPPELAGEGYPEGIPIYPESELEDLVREKDVDTVVFSYSDVRHETVMHAGSRAISAGADFEIRGPETAMLDAPVPVIAVDAVRTGCGKSQVSRALADELQSRGVEPVVVREPMPYGDLVEGRVRRFETMADLDGAGVTIEEREEYEQQIERSHVVYAGVDYADVIEQAAAEADVLLWDGGNNELPFVDPDLHVVLCDPLRAGAETRYHPGEANLRLADYALVNKENSADEADIEQVVENVEEVNPDAQVLHADSVVSVEDPDAVAGAEVLVVEDGPTLTHGDASTGAGTVAAEQFGAADRIDPEPHAVGAVADTLTEYPHLDRVLPAMGYSDRQVADLEATIENADPDLVLAGTPHDLGRVVDVDVPVVRVRYRVEPTGWSVAGLLDDHADALGLST; this is encoded by the coding sequence ATGACCGAGCGCGTGCTCATCATGGGTGCGGCGGGACGGGATTTCCACGACTTCAACACCGCCTATCGTGGCCGCGACGACGCCCGCGTGGTCGCGTTCACTGCGGCGCCGGGGCAGAACCTCGGCGAGACGGCCGCGGGCAGCCACGAGCGCTACCCGCCCGAACTCGCGGGCGAGGGATACCCCGAGGGGATTCCGATCTACCCGGAGTCCGAACTGGAGGATCTCGTTCGCGAGAAGGACGTCGACACCGTCGTGTTCTCCTACTCCGACGTGCGCCACGAGACGGTGATGCACGCCGGCTCACGGGCGATCTCCGCCGGTGCGGACTTCGAGATCAGGGGGCCGGAGACCGCGATGCTCGACGCCCCTGTCCCAGTGATCGCCGTCGACGCCGTCCGGACTGGCTGCGGGAAGTCACAGGTCAGCCGCGCACTGGCCGACGAACTTCAGTCCCGTGGTGTCGAGCCGGTCGTCGTTCGCGAACCGATGCCGTACGGCGATCTCGTCGAGGGACGCGTTCGACGCTTCGAGACGATGGCCGACCTCGACGGGGCGGGCGTGACGATCGAGGAACGCGAGGAGTACGAACAGCAGATCGAGCGGAGCCACGTCGTCTACGCCGGCGTGGACTACGCTGACGTGATCGAGCAGGCCGCCGCCGAGGCCGACGTGCTGCTCTGGGACGGCGGCAACAACGAACTCCCGTTCGTCGACCCGGATCTCCATGTCGTGCTCTGTGATCCGCTCCGGGCCGGCGCCGAGACGCGCTACCACCCCGGCGAGGCGAACCTCCGACTGGCCGACTACGCGCTCGTGAACAAGGAGAACAGCGCCGACGAGGCCGATATCGAGCAGGTCGTCGAGAACGTCGAGGAAGTGAACCCCGATGCACAGGTTCTGCACGCCGACTCGGTGGTGAGCGTCGAGGATCCCGACGCCGTCGCGGGCGCCGAGGTACTGGTCGTCGAGGACGGGCCGACACTCACCCACGGCGACGCGAGCACGGGTGCCGGCACGGTCGCGGCGGAGCAGTTCGGCGCCGCCGATCGGATCGACCCCGAACCACACGCGGTCGGGGCGGTCGCCGACACGCTGACGGAGTACCCCCACCTCGACCGAGTGCTGCCCGCGATGGGGTACAGCGACCGGCAGGTGGCCGACCTCGAAGCGACCATCGAGAACGCCGACCCGGACCTCGTGCTCGCGGGGACGCCCCACGACCTCGGCCGCGTCGTGGACGTCGACGTGCCGGTGGTCCGAGTGCGCTACCGGGTCGAGCCGACGGGGTGGAGCGTCGCCGGCCTGCTCGACGACCACGCCGACGCGCTCGGGCTGTCGACGTAG